In Manis pentadactyla isolate mManPen7 chromosome 3, mManPen7.hap1, whole genome shotgun sequence, a single window of DNA contains:
- the LOC118913913 gene encoding neuroepithelial cell-transforming gene 1 protein-like isoform X2 has translation MVAHNEIGGLLPIKSTIRVLDVNSYQSFREQEEPSNKRVRPLTRGTSLANLISPVRNGAARSFGHGVQPFTRHGDSRSPASAQKSSRRSTVPTPAKRRSSVLWSETLGVNTRESLTAQEIKRQEAIYEMSRGEQDLIEDLKLARKAYHDPMLKLSIMSEGELTHIFGDLDAYIPLHEDLLARIGEATKPDGRVEQIGHILVNWLPGLNAYKGYCSNQLAAKALLDQKKQDPGVQDFLQRCLESPFSRKLDLWSFLDNPRSRLVKYPLLLKEILRHTPEDHPDVQLLQEAILIIQGLLSDINLKKGESECQYYIDKLEYLNERQKDPRIEASKVLLCHGELKNKNGHKFYIFLFQDILVLTRPVTRNERHSYQVYQQPIPVQELVLEDLQDGDVRMGGSFRGAFGSSHKAKNIFRVGFQDPSPGQSHTLQANDVFHKQQWINCIRAAIAPFQQATSPAELQGLPELHEECVENNPSAGNVKTQRRASTASSVTQVEVDGDASACITPACTTDDMKSVRAQRAQPGFPKPRDKSPLGGEWKETSV, from the exons GAACCAAGCAATAAAAGAGTTCGACCTTTAACTCGAGGTACATCCTTGGCAAATTTAATCTCTCCTGTGAGAAATGGAGCAGCCAGAAGCTTTGGTCATGGAGTACAG CCATTTACACGTCATGGTGACAGCAGATCCCCAGCCTCTGCCCAAAAGTCATCACGCAGGTCAACAGTCCCAACACCTGCCAAAAGGAGAAGTAGCGTCCTGTGGTCAGAGACGTTAGGCGTCAACACGAGAGAGTCTTTAACTGCCCAAGAAATCAAACGTCAGGAG GCAATATATGAAATGTCCCGAGGTGAACAGGACTTAATTGAAGATCTCAAACTTGCAAGAAAG GCATACCACGACCCCATGTTAAAGTTGTCTATCATGTCAGAAGGGGAACTCACACATATATTTGGTGACTTGGATGCTTACATACCTTTGCATGAAG ATTTGTTGGCAAGAATAGGAGAAGCAACCAAGCCTGATGGGAGAGTGGAGCAGATTGGTCACATTCTTGTGAACTGG TTGCCAGGCTTGAATGCCTACAAAGGCTACTGTAGTAACCAGCTGGCAGCCAAAGCTCTTCTTGACCAAAAGAAACAGGACCCAGGAGTCCAGGACTTTCTCCAGCGATGTCTTGAGTCTCCCTTCAGCCGAAAACTAGATCTGTGGAGCTTCCTCGATAATCCCCGAAGTCGCCTAGTCAAGTAccctttattgttaaaagaaattcTTAGACATACTCCAGAAGACCACCCTGATGTTCAGCTTCTGCAGGAAGCT atATTGATAATACAAGGACTTCTCTCTGATATCAACTTGAAGAAAGGAGAATCAGAATGTCAGTATTACATCGACAAACTGGAGTATCTGAATGAAAGGCAGAAGGATCCTCGAATTGAAGCAAGCAAAGTATTGCTTTGCCACGGGGAGCTGAAGAATAAAAATGGACAT aaattttacattttcctgtttcaAGACATCTTGGTTTTGACTCGGCCTGTTACACGAAATGAGCGTCACTCTTACCAAGTTTACCAACAACCAATCCCCGTCCAAGAGCTGGTCTTGGAAGACCTGCAGGATGGAGATGTGAGAATGGGAGGGTCCTTTCGAGGGGCTTTCGGCAGCTCACATAAAG CTAAAAATATCTTTAGAGTTGGCTTCCAAGACCCCTCCCCAGGCCAGTCTCACACTCTGCAAGCCAATGATGTGTTCCACAAGCAGCAGTGGATCAACTGTATTCGAGCTGCCATAGCCCCTTTCCAGCAGGCCACCAGTCCAGCCGAGCTGCAGGGTTTGCCTGAGCTCCATGAGGAGTGCGTCGAGAACAACCCCTCTGCTGGGAATGTCAAAACCCAGAGAAGGGCGTCTACAGCATCCAGTGTGACTCAGGTCGAAGTTGATGGGGACGCTTCAGCGTGTATCACCCCTGCGTGCACCACAGACGACATGAAGAGTGTCAGAGCGCAGCGAGCACAGCCTGGCTTCCCAAAGCCAAGGGACAAATCTCCATTGGGTGGTGAATGGAAAGAGACTTCAGTATAA